In one Bdellovibrionota bacterium genomic region, the following are encoded:
- the hisH gene encoding imidazole glycerol phosphate synthase subunit HisH has protein sequence MIAVIDYGLGNLKAVTNMFRRIGIETCLTAEREQIEQADKLVLPGVGAFDHGIQQLRTHKLIDLLRQEVLERNKPILGICLGAQLLTRKSEEGTEEGLGFLRAECVKFRFEGEKGQLPVPHMGWSPLSVMNPGVLFANMEPPLRYYFAHSYWLKAEDETTVEAFAEYGAAFPAVIVQGRIIAAQFHPEKSHRYGMAFLKNFAERFGS, from the coding sequence ATGATCGCCGTCATTGATTATGGACTGGGCAATCTAAAGGCTGTGACCAACATGTTTAGGCGGATCGGCATTGAGACCTGTTTGACGGCCGAACGGGAACAGATCGAACAAGCTGACAAACTTGTGCTTCCCGGCGTGGGCGCCTTCGATCATGGAATCCAGCAACTACGAACACACAAGCTCATCGATCTTCTGCGCCAGGAGGTTCTTGAACGAAACAAACCCATTCTAGGGATTTGTCTCGGAGCGCAGCTCCTGACGCGAAAGAGCGAAGAGGGTACCGAAGAAGGGTTAGGATTTCTGCGTGCGGAATGTGTGAAATTTAGGTTTGAGGGCGAGAAAGGCCAACTTCCCGTGCCGCACATGGGTTGGAGTCCTTTATCCGTCATGAATCCCGGCGTCCTGTTTGCGAACATGGAGCCGCCTCTTCGCTATTATTTTGCGCATTCTTACTGGCTCAAAGCAGAGGACGAAACCACGGTCGAAGCGTTTGCCGAATATGGAGCGGCATTTCCCGCCGTGATTGTTCAAGGCCGCATCATTGCGGCGCAATTCCACCCTGAGAAAAGCCACCGGTATGGAATGGCATTTTTGAAAAACTTCGCCGAACGATTTGGGTCATGA
- a CDS encoding AglZ/HisF2 family acetamidino modification protein, translated as MKEYRVIPVLLVDQGRLIKTKAFSNEVYVGDPINTIKIFNDKEVDEIVVLDVTASTRGAEPDLAMIDALASECFVPLAYGGGVNTVDQARRILRLGVEKIILNTSALDRPPLIRQIGDRFGKQSVVVSIDVKKTFLGGYRVMRDRARRKTEWHPEQFAKEVESLGAGEVILTRADHEGTLQGYDVELIHRVASAVHIPVIAHGGARGMDDFVAAVRSGASAVAAGHIFVFHGPHNAVLITFPSRNELETEFFERVSDRKDDLRRSNLSA; from the coding sequence ATGAAAGAGTACCGTGTGATCCCCGTCCTCCTCGTGGATCAGGGGCGCCTCATCAAGACCAAGGCGTTCTCCAACGAGGTTTACGTCGGGGACCCCATCAATACGATCAAAATTTTTAACGACAAAGAGGTGGATGAAATCGTCGTGCTGGACGTTACCGCGAGCACGCGAGGTGCAGAACCTGACCTTGCGATGATCGACGCTCTAGCGAGCGAATGTTTTGTGCCTCTGGCTTACGGAGGCGGAGTCAATACAGTGGATCAAGCCAGGCGCATCCTGCGGTTGGGAGTAGAGAAAATCATCTTGAATACATCGGCGCTTGATCGGCCACCTTTGATCCGGCAAATCGGCGATCGATTCGGAAAGCAAAGCGTTGTCGTCTCGATCGATGTGAAGAAAACGTTTCTGGGCGGGTATCGAGTCATGCGCGATCGGGCACGCAGGAAAACGGAGTGGCATCCCGAACAGTTCGCGAAAGAAGTTGAATCCCTTGGAGCCGGGGAAGTCATTCTCACCCGTGCGGACCATGAGGGAACGCTTCAAGGATACGATGTCGAGCTTATTCATCGTGTCGCTAGCGCAGTCCACATCCCCGTAATCGCGCATGGGGGAGCTAGGGGAATGGACGATTTCGTAGCCGCCGTACGTTCGGGCGCTTCGGCTGTTGCCGCGGGCCATATCTTCGTTTTTCACGGGCCCCATAACGCCGTTCTAATCACGTTTCCAAGCCGCAACGAGCTTGAAACGGAATTCTTCGAGCGAGTCTCTGATCGAAAAGATGACTTACGTCGATCAAATTTGTCGGCGTAA